TCCTGTACTATatgtcagattgcattttgccccctctactaaaaaatgggCAATTTAACCCCtctacattagatcaaagagttaATTGTCATCTATTCCTACTGTTAAAACCTAGCATGATTGACTGAATAACCAAACAGTGACATGTGGCGTGCCATGTGTACCTCATGTTGACATAAAGAGACCAAtttttaatggtagaaatggataaaatttttaacagaaagaccAATTTACTCATAGGGACTGATTtgtcattttttgagtagagggagcaaaatgcaatccgactcctaatacaagggcctccataatacttttactgaTTATAGCATATTTCTAATGCAAAAAATCGAATTAGTTATTGTTTCATGTGATTTTTGCATTTGGCAGTCGGTTGGAAGTATGTTATGTACAAACCTGTGGTGCTGCATCAAAAACCCGGAATTGCTTGTTAAGATTCTCATCCAGCTCAAGAATTGCAGCAACGTTACCACATCTGTAACACGAGCAAGAACCAACCATTAAGCCATGGCACAATGGAAGAGAAAAAGATCTCGAGTTGGTCATCTACCTGTAACAGTAATTGGGAGCGGACCAGACTGTGACTATCTGGTTATTGAACATCCATTTGTACCCTTCCATAACCAACTGATGCGCACGGCATATATAGTCAATATTGTTTGCGTGGTTGAACGAAGTAACAACACTGCCGCCAAAGAGGAAGCCTGCACCACGGGGACTCAAACCCCAACCGTCGACATTCTCCTCTGGGTCTGACCACAACAGATCACACATGGCACCATCATGAGGTACTTCTTGCTTCCGATCAATTATCCGAATCTGGAAGAAATAACATATCAGTACCGCCCATATAAAGCTTCAgataataaatgaataatttaagATAGTACTTCTTTGACCTGATCCAAAGTTGATATTACAGGAGAGAGGCCACCATGGACGCTAAAAATTTTGTTCTCGATAAGGGCTGAAAGACTAACATACAATAATCGATGACAACATAAAAGATCATCAGATACGGTACTTAAAACTCGCCCTTGACAATCGGAAACATTACTCGCCCTCCAACCTACAGATGCCGCTGATTATATTTTCTAATAATGGAAATGGGCAAaccttaaataatcaaatatgtcAGTACAATATCTCCAAACATTCACCGAGCCGTACTTACGCAGGC
The genomic region above belongs to Gossypium hirsutum isolate 1008001.06 chromosome D05, Gossypium_hirsutum_v2.1, whole genome shotgun sequence and contains:
- the LOC107903479 gene encoding serine/threonine-protein phosphatase PP-X isozyme 2 isoform X2, with protein sequence MSDLDRQIEQLKKCEPLKESEVKALCLKAMEILVEESNVQRVDAPVTICGDIHGQFYDMKELFKVGGDCPKTNYLFLGDFVDRGFYSVETFLLLLALKVRYPDRITLIRGNHESRQITQVYGFYDECLRKYGSVNVWRYCTDIFDYLSLSALIENKIFSVHGGLSPVISTLDQIRIIDRKQEVPHDGAMCDLLWSDPEENVDGWGLSPRGAGFLFGGSVVTSFNHANNIDYICRAHQLVMEGYKWMFNNQIVTVWSAPNYCYRCGNVAAILELDENLNKQFRVFDAAPQDSRGTPAKRPAPDYFL
- the LOC107903479 gene encoding serine/threonine-protein phosphatase PP-X isozyme 2 isoform X3, which produces MVEGSFKFWSNLDSILNGTVLPIAFQICGDIHGQFYDMKELFKVGGDCPKTNYLFLGDFVDRGFYSVETFLLLLALKVRYPDRITLIRGNHESRQITQVYGFYDECLRKYGSVNVWRYCTDIFDYLSLSALIENKIFSVHGGLSPVISTLDQIRIIDRKQEVPHDGAMCDLLWSDPEENVDGWGLSPRGAGFLFGGSVVTSFNHANNIDYICRAHQLVMEGYKWMFNNQIVTVWSAPNYCYRCGNVAAILELDENLNKQFRVFDAAPQDSRGTPAKRPAPDYFL